From the genome of uncultured Methanobacterium sp.:
CATTTCTATTGGGCAAACTTCGGAACAGCTTCCGCAACCGGTACAGATATCTTCTTTAATGTACCTTGGTTTTTTCTCAATTACTACATTGAAGTTACCGATGTAACCGTGAACTTCTTTCACTTCAGCAAAGGAGATGAGTTCGATGTTTTCGTGTTTTGCAGCGTCCACAGTCTTAGGAGCTAAAATACACATGGAACAGTCAAGGGTAGGGAAAGTTTTATCCAGCTGGGCCATTCGTCCACCGATAGTGGGTTGTTTTTCCACCAGGTAGGTTTTGAATCCCATGTCAGCCAGGTCAAGTGCGGACTGGATACCAGCCACTCCTCCACCTATAACCAGAGCTTGGTTATTCACTTTAACCTTGGATGCTTCCAGTGGTTCCAGGAGTCGGGCCTTAGCAACAGCCATTCTTACCAGGTCTTTGGCTTTTTCAGTTGCTTTTTCAGGTTCGTTCATGTGCACCCAGGAGTCCTGCTCCCTCAGGTTTGCAAATTCGAAAAGGAACTGGTTAAGTCCGGCTTCCCTGACACACCTTCGGAAGGTGGGTTCGTGAAGTCGGGGTGAACATGCTGCTACTACTACTCTGTTAACTTTACCGTCTTTAACATCCTGTTGGATCATGTCCTGTCCAGGGTCTGAACAGAAGTATTTATATTGTTCGGATATTACTACGTTGGGCAGGGTTGCTGCGTATTCTTCCACTGCTTCAATATCAACGACTCCACCGATGTTGATACCACAGTGACATATGTAGACTCCGACTTTTGGTTCTTCAGTTGCTTCTTGCTTATTTTCTTCTGCCAATTAGATCACCTATTTTTTCCACATTGTGATAGTTAACTAATCTTATGGTGTAGGGTTGTATCTATTATACGGATAAAGTTTTCTATTAAAATTTTTAAACAAGGTTTATATATTAGAATAATTTTTTCCAAATTCGACAGTATTTTGCTAGTTGATATTTTTTATCTATTATTATTTTTCTGATCTCTAATTTTAGATTTTATGTAGGTTATTTTATGCAATGCAATGTTTTGTTAACTTATCAGAGTGATAATTGCTTGGATGAGATCAGTTATGAGTATCATCATAAATTTGAAGAATTTTCATATCCAGTTTGAAGAATTAGATCATGGAATATATTATCCGAAAGTCGGTATTTTTTTGGTCATGGAAACAGTTGGAGTTAGTTAGATTGGAAATATATAAAATAACTAATTGACTTAAACTTTTTTAAATAAATAAAAAATAGAGAAAGGAGAAAGATCATTCTCCTGAAATGGTTTAATCAACAACCCCTTCGGTAACTACCTTGAACACAGCTTCACCCTCAGGCAGGTGGGGACTGTCTACTAATCGAGCAATACGTTTGCCTGCCAGTCCTTTTTTGAGCCATATTCTGTAGGTGGATGCGTGTCCCAGTACGTGTCCTCCAATAGCCTTGGTGGGGCTTCCGAAGAAGGCGTCTGGACGGGCCTGCACCTGATTGGTTACAAAGACGGCCACGTTGTAGGTGTTTGCTATGTTCTGCAGGGTGTGCAGGTGCTGGTTCAGTTTTTGTTGTCTAGTGGCTAAAGACTCCCTTCCAACATATTCTGCACGGAAATGAGAAGTAAGGGAATCAACAATTACCAAACGAATATTCACACCTTTTTGTATGAGTTCGTTGACTTTATCGGCCATGAGTATCTGGTGGGCAGAATTAAAAGCTCTGGCAATATGTATCTTACCTAGAACTTCCTCTACATCTAGAGTGAACCCTTCCGCTATTTGTTTTATCCTTTCTGGCCTGAAAGTGTTTTCAGTGTCTATAAAAACACATTCTCCACATAAACCTCCCTTTTCAGGGGGTAACTGTACTGTAACTGCAATTTCATGAGATATTTGACTTTTACCGGATCCGAATTCTCCGAAAACCTCGGTTATTGCCTGTGTTTCTATTCCTCCACCAATTAACTCGTCTAGACCATTGCTTCCCGTGATTATGTGGCCCACATCTTTTCTGCGTTCCATCACATCCAGGGCTGTTTCAAAATCAATCTGTTCTGCCTTACGCGCAGCTTCGATAACCTTTTCTGCAACTCCTTCACCAATCTCAGCTTTAACACTGAGTTCTTTGGCAGTGGCTGTGGCCAGTCGCATCATATCTGCAAAACCAGCATCTCTTAATTTTTGAGCGGTTTTTTCTCCCACATTGGGTAAATCTTCCAGTTCTACCATTTTAATCTCCTTTTGAACTTGTTTAATTAGTTAGATATCTTTTTTTAATAGATGGGGTTCTTAAATGGATTTTAAAGTTGTATAAGTTCACACTTTTTATTTTTCCATCACAAGTAATTAAAGTTTAACGTCCACCATTTTCCTGGCGTTTAAACGTACTTCCTCATTATATTCGTCGAAGCTTGCATCGGCGATCACTGTGATTTGTCTACCCACCAGATCGCCTACTTTCTCTTCAAGGGATCCTTCATCTCCAGTGGTGGCAATGATCTCTTCGGCTTCAGCAGTAGTCATGCCCAGAATTTCCTCGGCGGCATTACGGAAGAAAGTTATACTTATGGTCCCAGTATCATCCTCCAGCATGAGGCTGATGATCATTAGCATGTTTGGTTTTTTGATTTCTTCACCACAGATGTCACAGATGTAAGCATTATCCACCCAGTTAACTCGTTTGTTACAGTTAGGACACATTTCAAAGAGTATCTTGCTACCTCGAATGTCTACTACTTCTCCAGTTACCTTTATGCTCTGATCCCCTTCTTCAATATCTCCAATATTTTTGGAGGGGTATAATTTTCCTTCTATCTCATCCAAACTGGGAACCGATGCTTCATCTTCATTGGGTTTGGTTATAATAGTGGTTCTACTTACACTGAGTTCTATACGATTGTTTCGCATGTTAACCCTTGGATTCTCAATTTTAACAGCTTCACCTTCTTTAAAGGTGGTGTTGGCCTGATCATCCCAGAGTGAAACTCGAACCACTCCACTATCGTCGGCAATTTCCATTGAACGAACCACACCTGCACTACCATCACTTTTAGTGAACTGAGTGGGTTCTGCCACACTTAAAACCCTGCCGAATAGGCTTACATCCCGGTCGCCTTCAACCAGCTCGTGAATCTTTTTACTCTGGTAGATCATTGATTCAACATCTTTTAGAGATGGCAGGCCTTTTATTTCTTCTTCTGTGGGTTCAATTAGTCTGGAAGTTTTACCCACACTGAGATCCACCTGGTAATCACCCAGGCGGGTGCGTGCGTTTTCAATTTTAAGAGCATCTCCCTCTTTCATGGGATGTTCTGCTTTAGTATCCCACAGGGAAACTCGCACCATTCCAGTCTCATCGGCAATTTCTGCAGTTCTCACCAGACCATTGGTGCCATCGTCTCGCTGAAACTCGTTAGGTTCATAAAGATTAACCACCCGTCCAACAATATCCACTTCTTCCCCATCATCCTCTATACTATTTAACTCGTTGATTTTCATGGGTTTGAGATATTTACCAACTTCACTCAAAGTATCTTTCATTTCTTGGTCTATTGGAGGGTTGTTGATGAGTTTGGTGTTCCAGTTGGTGTTCACACGGTAATTGGTGCCGGAATAATCGTCGAATTCAATGTTACCCCCTATGATTTTCAGGATGTCTCCTTTTTTAGTATCGATTTCAGTGTCTTCATTCCACAGTGTAAGGCGAATGGCACCAGTTTCATCCTGTAGTTCCATGGATTTCACTTTTCCGGTGCTGCCATCGTCTCGTTCGAAGGTTATGGTGTCATAAACTTTATTAACCAGACCTACCATGGTGATATTCCTCATTTCATGGGCGTCTCCGATTTTGATAATATCTTCGTGGTATTCTGGAACGTCAAAGTCTCCTTTTACTATTCTCCCAATCCAGGAATGGCTTAAGGATACTTCCCCATTGCGAGCTCTGCCTTGAGCTCCAATTACCTTGATGGCATCCCCTTCTTTAAGTTCCAGGTCCTCGATGAGGTTGGTGTCTTTGTTCCACAGGGTGAACTGCATGCTGCCCGACTTATCCTGCAGTTCCATGGAGGCTACTTTGCCATCTCGACCATTCCGATCAAAGGACCTTATCCTGGGAATTCGAATGATACGTGCAATCACATTTACTTCCATATCTCCTTTAACTTCGTTTAATGGAGTTATTTTATCATTATATGGGGGTAAACCTGGATAATCACTTGGGTTTAGTTTTTCAAGGGATGATTGTAGGTTGAGATGGGCTTCATCCTCACGGAACCCCTGTTTCACTTCCACATCATTGATTTGAACCACATCACCTTCCTGGAATTTATTCAATAATTTGATGTTTTCAGTCCAAAAAACAACTCTTATTCTTCCGGTGGCATCAGCAATGATCAAATTTGCTAATTTTCCTTCTTTACCTCTTTTACTGGTGAATTTTTTAACATTGGAAATGCTCATTACCCGTCCCAGTAGATTTAGGTGTTGTTTGCCTGTCTCTAGCTCTTCTATCTTCCAGAAATCCTTCACTTCTTCTGTGGGTTCATTTTTTTCGGTAATAAAATCTCCTACTACCATATGGGCTATACTAATGTCGTCGATAAAGCTTACATCTGCGTTTTCTTTTTTATATTCTTCCATCTTTTTTAGGAAGTCTTCATATGAGATTTTATCCTTAATTTTCTCATATTCGTCCTTTATCTCTTGGCTCATTTCCCTCATTTTAGTTCCCTCACCAATATCTCTCTTGGGTCATATTATTAAATCATCTATCCTATCCAATATTAGGTTAGTATTACATTATATTTATATCTTATTACTATCTTAGTTGCTCTTGTCCACTAGTTCCCTATATAGAATATATATGATGTGTTTAGTCCGAGCTTTTGAGAAGTAATCTTTTCCTGATTCTTTGCGGTGTTTATATATAAAACTAAACGCATCTTCTGAAAATTCTTAAAGAGTGGGAATTTCTTCAGAGCATAAGGAATTTTATATATCCTTCAGAGAAATGAATTATTATATATAGTAGTTAGTTAGATAAAACTATATAATTGGTGGAGTGAAACCATGAATCAGGAGCTTGAACTGGTAGAATCAATGGATAAATTAAGCGATTTAATGAGAAAATTCCAAACACAACTTCGAACAGGAGATTTGAAAGAATACACGCTACGGCAACTGTACTACATAGAATTAATCGATAAAAACCAGGGAATAAGAGTTTCTGAACTATCTAAAAAACTGGATGTGAAAAAATCAACTGTTTCGGTAGCCATCAACCAGTTAATCGATCTGGGAATTGTGATCAAAATTCAATCCAATGCAGATAAACGTTTTTACTCTCTGCAGTTAACACCTAAAGGCAATCAAATAATGGAAATGCACAAACAAGTTCATAAAAATACTATAAAGAAGATTTCGAAGATTTTAAACCCTGAAGAAGTGGAAATTTTCGTTAAAATTGTAAACAAAATAACCATTTCCGAATTAGGGTTTTCAAAATAAGATCAAAATCATTAATTCCCAATTGAAGTATTAAATTTCCCAATTGATATTACCGAATTTAAAAATACAGATGAAATAAGTTACATTGGTAAATTAATTCATAAATTACATTTAAAATGGAGGAAAGCACATGTCAATGACCATGGCAGAAAAAATACTGGCAAAAGCAGCAGGATTAAAAGAAACTGAGGCAGGAAATATTGTAATGGCCAATATAGATGTGGCCATGACCCACGATCTAACCGGACCTTTATCTGTGGAATCATTCCAGAAAATCGGAGTGGATAACGTATGGGATCCCGAAAAGATCGTGGTTCTTTTCGACCACCAGGTACCAGCAGACTCCCTGGAAGCAGCCCAAAACCATATATTCATGAGGGAATTTGTGGATAAACAGGGGATAAACAATTTCTACGATGTTAAGGAAGGAGTTTGCCACCAGGTGCTTCCTGAAAAAGGACACGTAATCCCTGGGGAAGTGATTGTAGGAACCGACTCCCACACCTGTACTCACGGGGCATTGGGTGCATTTGCTACTGGAATTGGATCAACAGATATGGCAATGGTATTTGCCACAGGAAAACTGTGGTTCAAGGTCCCAGAAACAATAAAATTCGAAATAGAAGGTAAACTCGGTGGACATGTTTACTCAAAGGACGTGGTTTTAAACATAATTGGACAAATAGGGGCGG
Proteins encoded in this window:
- the radA gene encoding DNA repair and recombination protein RadA; translation: MVELEDLPNVGEKTAQKLRDAGFADMMRLATATAKELSVKAEIGEGVAEKVIEAARKAEQIDFETALDVMERRKDVGHIITGSNGLDELIGGGIETQAITEVFGEFGSGKSQISHEIAVTVQLPPEKGGLCGECVFIDTENTFRPERIKQIAEGFTLDVEEVLGKIHIARAFNSAHQILMADKVNELIQKGVNIRLVIVDSLTSHFRAEYVGRESLATRQQKLNQHLHTLQNIANTYNVAVFVTNQVQARPDAFFGSPTKAIGGHVLGHASTYRIWLKKGLAGKRIARLVDSPHLPEGEAVFKVVTEGVVD
- a CDS encoding OB-fold nucleic acid binding domain-containing protein, with amino-acid sequence MREMSQEIKDEYEKIKDKISYEDFLKKMEEYKKENADVSFIDDISIAHMVVGDFITEKNEPTEEVKDFWKIEELETGKQHLNLLGRVMSISNVKKFTSKRGKEGKLANLIIADATGRIRVVFWTENIKLLNKFQEGDVVQINDVEVKQGFREDEAHLNLQSSLEKLNPSDYPGLPPYNDKITPLNEVKGDMEVNVIARIIRIPRIRSFDRNGRDGKVASMELQDKSGSMQFTLWNKDTNLIEDLELKEGDAIKVIGAQGRARNGEVSLSHSWIGRIVKGDFDVPEYHEDIIKIGDAHEMRNITMVGLVNKVYDTITFERDDGSTGKVKSMELQDETGAIRLTLWNEDTEIDTKKGDILKIIGGNIEFDDYSGTNYRVNTNWNTKLINNPPIDQEMKDTLSEVGKYLKPMKINELNSIEDDGEEVDIVGRVVNLYEPNEFQRDDGTNGLVRTAEIADETGMVRVSLWDTKAEHPMKEGDALKIENARTRLGDYQVDLSVGKTSRLIEPTEEEIKGLPSLKDVESMIYQSKKIHELVEGDRDVSLFGRVLSVAEPTQFTKSDGSAGVVRSMEIADDSGVVRVSLWDDQANTTFKEGEAVKIENPRVNMRNNRIELSVSRTTIITKPNEDEASVPSLDEIEGKLYPSKNIGDIEEGDQSIKVTGEVVDIRGSKILFEMCPNCNKRVNWVDNAYICDICGEEIKKPNMLMIISLMLEDDTGTISITFFRNAAEEILGMTTAEAEEIIATTGDEGSLEEKVGDLVGRQITVIADASFDEYNEEVRLNARKMVDVKL
- a CDS encoding MarR family transcriptional regulator, giving the protein MNQELELVESMDKLSDLMRKFQTQLRTGDLKEYTLRQLYYIELIDKNQGIRVSELSKKLDVKKSTVSVAINQLIDLGIVIKIQSNADKRFYSLQLTPKGNQIMEMHKQVHKNTIKKISKILNPEEVEIFVKIVNKITISELGFSK